One region of Zingiber officinale cultivar Zhangliang chromosome 7B, Zo_v1.1, whole genome shotgun sequence genomic DNA includes:
- the LOC122005645 gene encoding serine/threonine-protein kinase STY13-like, which translates to MKEGGGDGFVRADQIDLKNLDEQLERHLSRALTMEKRKEEERRERRREEWEIDPSKLVIKGVIARGTFGTVHRGVYDGQDVAVKLLDWGEEGNKTDSEVAAVRAAFSQEVSVWHKLDHPNVTKFIGAAIGATDLNIQTENGHLGMASNVCCVIVEYLPGGALKSFLIKHHRRKLAFKVVVQIALDLARGLSYLHSQKIVHRDVKTENMLLDRTGTVKIADFGVARIEAQNPNDMTGETGTLGYMAPEVLNGNPYNRKCDVYSFGICLWEVYCCDMPYPDLSFSEITSAVVRQNLRPDIPRCCPSSLANVMKICWDANPDKRPEMNEAVTMLEAIDTSKGGGMIPPDQQQGCFGCFHSHRGP; encoded by the exons aTGAAGGAGGGAGGTGGAGATGGGTTCGTGAGGGCGGACCAGATCGATCTGAAGAACTTGGACGAGCAGCTGGAGCGGCACCTGAGCAGGGCATTGACgatggagaagaggaaggaggaagagaggagggagAGGCGGCGAGAAGAGTGGGAGATCGACCCCTCCAAGCTGGTCATCAAAGGAGTCATCGCCAGGGGTACCTTCGGCACCGTCCACCGCGGCGTCTACGACGGCCAGGACGTCGCCG TGAAGTTGCTTGACTGGGGGGAGGAGGGAAACAAAACAGATTCTGAAGTGGCTGCAGTACGTGCAGCATTCTCTCAAGAAGTGTCAGTTTGGCATAAACTCGATCATCCAAATGTTACAAAG TTTATTGGGGCTGCAATTGGGGCAACAGACCTAAACATACAAACAGAAAACGGCCATCTTGGCATGGCCAGCAATGTATGCTGTGTCATCGTTGAATATCTCCCTGGTGGTGCACTGAAATCCTTTCTTATAAAGCACCATAGAAGAAAACTAGCTTTCAAGGTAGTAGTACAGATAGCTTTGGATCTTGCAAGAGG GTTAAGTTACCTTCATTCCCAAAAGATTGTGCATAGAGATGTTAAGACAGAAAACATGCTTCTTGATAGGACTGGAACAGTGAAAATAGCTGATTTCGGTGTTGCTCGTATTGAGGCCCAAAATCCCAATGACATGACGGGTGAGACCGGAACTCTTGGATACATGGCACCAGAG GTCCTTAATGGTAACCCTTATAATAGAAAATGTGACGTATATAGCTTTGGCATCTGCTTGTGGGAGGTATATTGCTGTGATATGCCGTATCCTGACCTTAGCTTTTCTGAGATTACATCTGCAGTTGTGCGGCAG AACTTGAGGCCAGATATCCCGCGGTGCTGCCCCAGCTCTCTGGCAAATGTGATGAAAATCTGCTGGGATGCAAACCCCGACAAACGACCTGAGATGAATGAAGCGGTGACCATGTTGGAAGCTATTGATACATCCAAGGGAGGAGGTATGATCCCTCCTGATCAGCAACAAGGATGTTTTGGGTGTTTCCATAGCCACCGGGGTCCTTGA